From one Deinococcus sp. NW-56 genomic stretch:
- a CDS encoding IS630 family transposase, whose protein sequence is MEYSLAGREGCRAELGRPHRSVDGVLHSEKNAVQPHRKRQWCIAHLTANFLCEMERVLDVYSRPYDDRFPVLCFDEQPCFLIGDVMAPVPSEPGRVAKQDYEYQRFGSAAVLLAVEPKTGRRFVQVCARRTAEEYTAFMQNLERAYPAAVQITLVQDHLNTHHGGSFYKFMSPQAAHRLVGRFEWVYTPKHASWLNMAELEFSALQRQCLNRRIPVLERLRSEVEAWVAARSRAGVTLNWQFSTQVARRTLGRHYEAIRIK, encoded by the coding sequence ATGGAGTATTCGCTTGCTGGCAGAGAAGGCTGTAGAGCTGAACTTGGTCGACCACATCGCTCCGTCGACGGTGTTCTACATTCTGAAAAAAACGCGGTCCAGCCGCACCGCAAAAGGCAGTGGTGCATCGCGCACCTGACGGCGAATTTCCTCTGCGAGATGGAACGCGTTCTGGACGTGTACTCTCGGCCCTACGACGACCGTTTTCCCGTGTTGTGCTTCGATGAGCAACCCTGCTTCCTGATCGGTGACGTCATGGCCCCGGTTCCATCGGAACCGGGGCGAGTCGCCAAACAAGACTACGAATACCAGCGCTTTGGGAGCGCGGCTGTGTTGCTGGCCGTCGAGCCGAAAACAGGCCGACGGTTTGTCCAGGTCTGTGCCCGACGGACCGCCGAGGAGTACACCGCCTTCATGCAGAACCTGGAACGGGCCTATCCAGCAGCCGTCCAGATCACCCTGGTTCAGGACCACCTCAATACGCATCACGGCGGCAGTTTCTACAAGTTCATGTCGCCACAGGCGGCCCACCGGTTGGTGGGCCGCTTCGAGTGGGTCTACACGCCCAAACATGCCTCGTGGCTGAACATGGCAGAACTGGAATTCAGTGCCCTTCAGCGGCAGTGCTTGAACCGGCGTATTCCAGTGCTGGAACGGCTTCGGTCGGAAGTCGAGGCTTGGGTGGCAGCGCGTTCACGCGCGGGCGTCACCCTCAACTGGCAGTTCTCCACCCAGGTCGCCCGCCGGACGCTAGGACGGCACTACGAAGCCATTCGTATTAAATGA
- a CDS encoding IS701 family transposase → MARSLPRWTRHFPTWFAPFLVHFRHRAQRTWAPLYVRGLCSTVHRKSMQPLAAVVAPGKEDHLQQFITDSPWLTEPLETLLAQRAQQMLGGKDAVLIIDDTCLTKFGTKSVGVARQYSGQVGKITPCQCLVSLTLAQHDLPVPLALRLFLPQEWTNDPARLRAAGVPLEHQPPQTKCELALKELDRVRPHVTFGMVLADAGYGVNARFRQALTERGLLWSVGITRTQTVYPRDVRLIPIPRIFRGRKPTHPTPSEDRLSVEEVLAGAAWQHLVWRHGTKGPLSGRFAAEYVRLADGEEYARSQHLPGQAAWIIGEQRRGEERKYYVCNLPPDTPLSRLVEVTKRRWACELSHRELKDEVGLDHFEGRSWQGLHHHAVLCMVALTFLQWLRLTQPDDLRGDTIPAIRAEVAGDLPLPPPCRRCHTCTALFSGP, encoded by the coding sequence ATGGCTCGTTCTCTGCCTCGCTGGACCCGACATTTCCCTACCTGGTTTGCGCCCTTTCTGGTGCATTTTCGCCACCGAGCCCAGCGGACCTGGGCGCCTCTGTACGTCCGTGGATTGTGCAGCACGGTCCACCGAAAAAGCATGCAGCCCTTGGCTGCCGTCGTGGCGCCCGGGAAAGAGGACCATCTCCAGCAGTTCATCACCGACAGCCCCTGGCTGACCGAACCCCTGGAAACCCTGCTCGCTCAGCGGGCTCAGCAGATGCTGGGTGGCAAAGACGCCGTGCTGATCATCGACGACACCTGCTTGACAAAGTTCGGCACCAAGTCTGTCGGCGTCGCCCGTCAGTATTCCGGGCAGGTCGGGAAGATCACCCCCTGTCAATGCCTCGTCTCCCTGACGTTGGCCCAGCACGACTTGCCGGTTCCGCTCGCCCTACGGCTCTTCTTGCCACAGGAGTGGACCAACGATCCCGCTCGGCTCAGGGCGGCTGGTGTTCCGTTGGAACACCAGCCGCCACAGACCAAGTGCGAACTGGCGCTGAAAGAGTTGGACCGGGTGCGTCCACACGTCACCTTCGGCATGGTTCTGGCGGATGCGGGGTACGGCGTGAACGCCCGGTTCCGGCAGGCACTCACCGAGCGAGGACTGCTGTGGTCGGTCGGCATCACCCGCACGCAGACGGTCTATCCCAGGGACGTTCGCTTGATCCCCATCCCTCGGATCTTCCGGGGCAGGAAACCGACGCACCCAACCCCATCCGAGGACCGACTGTCGGTAGAAGAAGTGCTGGCGGGTGCTGCATGGCAGCACCTGGTATGGCGACATGGAACCAAAGGCCCGCTCTCCGGACGCTTCGCGGCTGAATACGTTCGCCTGGCAGACGGGGAGGAGTACGCTCGCAGTCAACATCTGCCGGGTCAAGCCGCCTGGATCATCGGAGAACAGCGACGAGGTGAGGAGCGCAAATACTACGTCTGCAATCTGCCCCCTGACACGCCGTTGTCGCGGTTGGTGGAAGTCACCAAGCGCCGCTGGGCGTGTGAGCTGAGCCACCGGGAGCTGAAGGACGAAGTCGGGCTGGACCACTTCGAGGGCCGGTCCTGGCAAGGTCTGCATCACCACGCCGTGCTGTGTATGGTGGCCCTGACCTTCCTGCAATGGCTTCGCCTCACCCAGCCCGACGACCTCAGAGGCGACACCATTCCGGCCATTCGAGCGGAGGTGGCAGGGGACTTGCCCCTGCCACCTCCTTGCCGCCGATGTCACACCTGCACCGCCTTATTCAGCGGCCCCTGA